In one Kitasatospora cineracea genomic region, the following are encoded:
- a CDS encoding hemolysin family protein gives MSALQLAFSLLLLLGNAFFVGAEFAVISVRRSQIEPLAEAGDKRARTVLHALSNVSAMLAAAQLGITVCSLLLGALAEPTIAHLLEPAFHALGVPDSAMHLLSYAIALSIVVFLHMVVGEMVPKNLALAGPEKAALWLGPPLDRLARWLAPFISFLNAFANGVLRLFRVEPKDEVDSVATSEQMLLMLTDSGEAGLLDDSRRERLEDALEMGSRPVTEVLLAPGQLVTVGREVTGEEIQRLAVRTGFSRFPVADRDGTVLGYLHVKDSLEVDDLAAPIPDRLWRPITVLRSVLPLDDALAVMRRAAAHLAAVVDPDGRQLGLVALEDVLEELVGEVHDPDHRPPAATAR, from the coding sequence ATGAGCGCCCTGCAACTCGCCTTCTCGCTGCTCCTGCTGCTCGGCAACGCCTTCTTCGTCGGCGCCGAGTTCGCCGTCATCTCGGTGCGCCGCAGCCAGATCGAACCGCTCGCCGAGGCCGGCGACAAGCGCGCCCGCACCGTGCTGCACGCGCTGTCCAACGTCTCCGCGATGCTGGCCGCCGCCCAACTCGGCATCACCGTCTGCTCGCTGCTGCTCGGCGCGCTCGCCGAACCCACCATCGCGCACCTGCTGGAACCCGCCTTCCACGCGCTCGGCGTCCCCGACTCGGCGATGCACCTGCTGAGCTACGCCATCGCGCTGAGCATCGTGGTGTTCCTGCACATGGTGGTCGGCGAGATGGTGCCGAAGAACCTGGCGCTGGCCGGACCGGAGAAGGCCGCGCTCTGGCTCGGCCCGCCGCTGGACCGCCTGGCCCGCTGGCTCGCCCCGTTCATCTCCTTCCTGAACGCCTTCGCCAACGGCGTGCTGCGGCTGTTCCGGGTCGAGCCCAAGGACGAGGTCGACTCGGTCGCCACCAGCGAGCAGATGCTGCTGATGCTCACCGACTCCGGCGAGGCCGGCCTGCTCGACGACAGCCGCCGCGAACGCCTGGAGGACGCCCTCGAGATGGGCAGCCGCCCGGTCACCGAGGTGCTGCTCGCCCCGGGGCAGCTGGTCACCGTCGGCCGCGAGGTCACCGGCGAGGAGATCCAGCGCCTCGCGGTGCGCACCGGCTTCTCCCGCTTCCCGGTCGCCGACCGGGACGGCACCGTGCTCGGCTACCTGCACGTCAAGGACTCGCTGGAGGTCGACGACCTCGCCGCCCCGATCCCGGACCGGCTGTGGCGTCCGATCACCGTGCTGCGCTCCGTGCTGCCGCTGGACGACGCGCTCGCCGTGATGCGCCGCGCCGCCGCCCACCTGGCCGCCGTGGTCGACCCCGACGGGCGCCAGCTCGGCCTGGTCGCCCTGGAGGACGTCCTGGAGGAACTGGTCGGCGAGGTGCACGACCCCGACCACCGCCCGCCCGCCGCCACCGCCCGCTGA
- a CDS encoding Lrp/AsnC family transcriptional regulator, with the protein MEELDQRIVQLLLQDGRMSYTDLGKATGLSTSAVHQRVRRLEQRGVVRGYTAIVDPEAVNLALTAFISVKPFDPSAPDDTPERLVGLPEIEACHSVAGDENYILKVRVPGPGDLEDLLARIRTAAGVSTRTTVVLSTPYEARPPKL; encoded by the coding sequence GTGGAGGAACTCGACCAGCGCATCGTCCAGCTGCTGCTCCAGGACGGACGGATGAGCTACACCGACCTGGGCAAGGCCACCGGCCTGTCCACCTCGGCCGTGCACCAGCGGGTGCGCCGCCTCGAACAGCGCGGCGTCGTCCGCGGCTACACCGCCATCGTCGACCCCGAGGCGGTCAACCTGGCGCTCACCGCGTTCATCTCGGTCAAGCCCTTCGACCCCAGCGCCCCCGACGACACCCCGGAACGGCTCGTCGGCCTGCCCGAGATCGAGGCCTGCCACAGCGTCGCCGGCGACGAGAACTACATCCTCAAGGTCCGCGTCCCCGGCCCGGGCGACCTCGAGGACCTGCTGGCCCGGATCCGCACCGCCGCCGGCGTCTCCACCCGCACCACTGTCGTCCTCTCCACCCCCTACGAGGCGCGCCCCCCGAAGCTCTGA
- a CDS encoding amidohydrolase, which yields MTERTDRTVLLRGGNVYSPADPFATAMLVEGQHVAWVGSDGAAEAYADTVDEIVELDGALVTPAFVDAHVHATSTGLALTGLDLTDCGSLAEALDRTAAFGASFAGGALIGHGWDETRWPERRAPSLAELDAAAGDVPLYLSRTDVHSGLATSALRALVPGLDALPGHDATGPLTRDAHHAVRQAALAHLTPVQRRDAQCATLRRAAALGIGTLHECAGPQISSAEDLAALLALAAETDGPEVYGYWGELGPEGIETAKRLGAVGAGGDLFVDGALGSHTACLHDPYTDADHTGTAYLGAAEIADHVTACTEAGLQAGFHAIGDAAIGAVVEGVRAAADKLGLDRVRAMRHRVEHAEALTPETLAAFAELGLTASVQPAFDAAWGGPDGMYAARLGADRAAALNPFAAMLRAGLPLAFGSDAPVTPLDPWGTVRAAAFHRTPEHRISVRAAFTAHTRGGHRALGHDADGILVPGAIASYAVWDTTDLVVQAPDTRIAGWSTDPRSGTPGLPDLTPGHPLPLCLRTVVRGRTVHRRDAGAQEAGAAR from the coding sequence ATGACCGAACGCACCGACCGGACCGTGCTGCTGCGCGGCGGCAACGTCTACAGCCCCGCCGACCCCTTCGCCACCGCCATGCTGGTCGAGGGCCAACACGTCGCCTGGGTCGGCAGCGACGGAGCCGCCGAGGCGTACGCCGACACCGTCGACGAGATCGTCGAACTGGACGGCGCCCTGGTCACCCCCGCCTTCGTCGACGCCCACGTGCACGCCACCTCCACCGGTCTCGCCCTCACCGGCCTCGACCTCACCGACTGCGGCTCGCTCGCCGAAGCCCTGGACCGCACCGCCGCGTTCGGCGCCTCCTTCGCCGGCGGCGCCCTGATCGGCCACGGCTGGGACGAGACCCGCTGGCCCGAGCGCCGCGCCCCCTCGCTCGCCGAACTCGACGCCGCCGCCGGGGACGTCCCGCTCTACCTCTCCCGCACCGACGTCCACTCCGGCCTCGCCACCAGCGCGCTGCGCGCCCTGGTCCCCGGCCTCGACGCGCTCCCCGGCCACGACGCCACCGGCCCGCTCACCCGCGACGCCCACCACGCCGTCCGGCAGGCCGCCCTCGCCCACCTCACCCCCGTCCAGCGCCGCGACGCCCAGTGCGCCACCCTGCGCCGGGCCGCCGCCCTCGGCATCGGCACCCTGCACGAGTGCGCCGGCCCGCAGATCTCCTCCGCCGAGGACCTCGCCGCGCTGCTCGCCCTCGCCGCCGAGACCGACGGCCCCGAGGTGTACGGCTACTGGGGCGAACTCGGCCCCGAGGGCATCGAGACCGCCAAGCGCCTCGGCGCGGTCGGCGCCGGCGGCGACCTCTTCGTCGACGGCGCGCTCGGCTCGCACACCGCCTGCCTGCACGACCCCTACACCGACGCCGACCACACCGGCACCGCCTACCTGGGCGCCGCCGAGATCGCCGACCACGTCACCGCCTGCACCGAGGCGGGCCTGCAGGCCGGCTTCCACGCCATCGGCGACGCCGCGATCGGCGCCGTCGTGGAGGGCGTCCGGGCCGCCGCCGACAAGCTCGGCCTCGACCGGGTCAGGGCGATGCGCCACCGCGTCGAACACGCCGAGGCCCTCACCCCCGAGACCCTCGCCGCGTTCGCCGAACTCGGCCTCACCGCCTCGGTCCAGCCCGCCTTCGACGCCGCCTGGGGCGGCCCCGACGGCATGTACGCGGCCCGCCTCGGCGCCGACCGCGCCGCCGCCCTCAACCCGTTCGCCGCGATGCTGCGCGCCGGCCTCCCGCTGGCCTTCGGCTCCGACGCCCCCGTCACCCCGCTCGACCCCTGGGGCACCGTCCGGGCCGCCGCCTTCCACCGCACCCCCGAGCACCGGATCTCGGTCCGCGCCGCCTTCACCGCCCACACCCGCGGCGGCCACCGGGCGCTGGGCCACGACGCCGACGGCATCCTCGTCCCCGGCGCGATCGCCTCCTACGCCGTCTGGGACACCACCGACCTCGTCGTCCAGGCCCCCGACACCCGGATCGCCGGCTGGTCCACCGACCCCCGCTCCGGCACCCCCGGCCTCCCCGACCTCACCCCCGGCCACCCCCTCCCGCTGTGCCTGCGCACCGTGGTCCGCGGCCGCACCGTCCACCGGCGCGACGCGGGGGCTCAGGAGGCCGGTGCGGCCAGGTAG
- a CDS encoding AAA family ATPase, whose product MDAYTAGSYARAEEEFRAAVYVDPGMADAWLGLHALRSDTAGALLAMHRHRDRFGEQRERHRRPLSSWYWLGWWVQPVLETPQDLALAHASHWLDGRHLAELEQALTACPAPEQEPAVRFLHACRSYLLKDWEQLIRDTDRLLDDPVLGIEAGLFAGMARVRLDMCAQAQRPLAASLARCRSEQPQRKELRYWLARAYEGAGRSVAALPLYRAVHRADPAFMDTEQRLAAIAAEDGLLDGEAFGEYRGAAAPPGPGPLEELEPVEFRGGSGGVSEEACAEEGDGPAAAEPGRAQLAERAAGAPALPPRLADWPAAQAVPPSGPNPAPAARLELDRALAELEAMVGLDPVKRQVRALSAQLRMARLRAERGLPVQPPKRHFVFSGPSGTGKTTVARILGRVFHALGLLSGDHLVEAQRADLVGEFLGQTAVKANELIDSALDGVLFIDEAYSLANSGYSKGDAYGDEALQVLLKRAEDNRDRLVVILAGYPDGMNRLLATNPGLNSRFTTRVDFPSYRPAELADIGLQLAQADGDGWDVDAAEELSSICGHVVSEGWIDQLGNGRFVRTLYEKSCAYRDLRLSGQRGAPSREDLATLRLPDLLQAYGELIEGRQ is encoded by the coding sequence ATGGACGCCTACACGGCCGGTTCGTACGCCCGCGCGGAGGAGGAGTTCCGGGCCGCGGTCTACGTCGACCCGGGCATGGCCGACGCCTGGCTCGGCCTGCACGCGCTGCGCAGCGACACCGCCGGCGCCCTGCTGGCGATGCACCGGCACCGGGACCGCTTCGGCGAGCAGCGCGAGCGCCACCGCCGCCCGCTCAGCTCCTGGTACTGGCTGGGCTGGTGGGTGCAGCCGGTGCTGGAGACCCCGCAGGACCTGGCGCTGGCGCACGCCTCGCACTGGCTGGACGGCCGCCACCTGGCCGAGCTGGAGCAGGCCCTGACGGCCTGTCCGGCCCCGGAGCAGGAGCCCGCGGTGCGCTTCCTGCACGCCTGCCGCTCCTACCTGCTCAAGGACTGGGAGCAGCTGATCCGGGACACCGACCGCCTGCTGGACGACCCGGTGCTGGGCATCGAGGCCGGCCTGTTCGCGGGCATGGCGCGGGTCCGCCTCGACATGTGCGCGCAGGCCCAGCGCCCGCTGGCCGCCTCGCTGGCCCGCTGCCGCTCCGAGCAGCCGCAGCGCAAGGAGCTGCGCTACTGGCTGGCCCGGGCGTACGAGGGCGCCGGGCGCAGCGTGGCGGCGCTGCCGCTGTACCGGGCGGTGCACCGGGCCGACCCGGCGTTCATGGACACCGAGCAGCGGCTCGCGGCGATCGCCGCCGAGGACGGGCTGCTGGACGGCGAGGCGTTCGGCGAGTACCGGGGCGCGGCGGCGCCGCCCGGCCCCGGCCCGCTGGAGGAGTTGGAGCCGGTGGAGTTCCGCGGCGGCTCGGGCGGGGTCAGCGAGGAGGCCTGCGCGGAAGAGGGGGACGGCCCGGCCGCGGCCGAGCCGGGCCGGGCCCAGCTGGCCGAACGGGCCGCGGGCGCCCCGGCGCTGCCGCCGCGGCTGGCCGACTGGCCCGCGGCGCAGGCCGTTCCGCCCTCGGGGCCGAACCCGGCCCCGGCCGCCCGGCTGGAGCTGGACCGGGCGCTGGCCGAGCTGGAGGCGATGGTCGGCCTCGACCCGGTCAAGCGTCAGGTGCGGGCGCTGTCCGCGCAGTTGCGGATGGCCCGGCTGCGCGCGGAACGCGGGCTGCCGGTGCAGCCGCCGAAGCGGCACTTCGTGTTCTCCGGCCCCTCGGGCACCGGCAAGACCACGGTCGCGCGGATCCTCGGCCGGGTCTTCCACGCCCTCGGGCTGCTCTCCGGCGACCACCTGGTGGAGGCCCAACGGGCCGACCTGGTGGGCGAGTTCCTGGGGCAGACGGCGGTGAAGGCGAACGAGCTGATCGACTCGGCGCTGGACGGCGTGCTGTTCATAGACGAGGCGTACTCGCTGGCCAACTCCGGCTACAGCAAGGGCGACGCGTACGGCGACGAGGCGCTGCAGGTGCTCCTGAAGCGGGCGGAGGACAACCGGGACAGGTTGGTTGTCATCCTCGCGGGGTACCCGGACGGCATGAATCGACTACTGGCAACGAACCCGGGCCTGAACTCCCGATTCACCACCCGGGTCGACTTCCCCTCCTACCGTCCCGCCGAACTCGCCGACATCGGGCTGCAGTTGGCGCAGGCCGACGGCGACGGCTGGGACGTGGACGCGGCCGAGGAGCTGTCCTCGATCTGCGGGCACGTCGTCTCCGAGGGCTGGATCGACCAGCTCGGCAACGGCCGCTTCGTCCGCACCCTGTACGAGAAGTCCTGCGCCTACCGCGACCTGCGGCTGTCCGGCCAGCGCGGCGCCCCGTCCCGGGAGGACCTGGCGACGCTGCGCCTGCCGGACCTGCTGCAGGCCTACGGGGAACTGATCGAGGGTCGGCAGTGA
- a CDS encoding uridine kinase family protein, giving the protein MDAALPDLPALAAGLLALPPSLGPVRLVAVDGHAGSGKTTFAGRLAAALGGAPVVHLDDLATHREPFGWTERLRAGVLEPLARGEAGRHPVYDWTARAFTAERAVPVAPVVLLEGVGAGRRAVRPHLAALLWMELERAAARARGQLRDGPELAEFWAGWSRAEDAHFAADPSRPHAAARVDGVTGRIVGSTLSEPHEPLLTCDIIRI; this is encoded by the coding sequence ATGGACGCCGCCCTCCCCGACCTGCCCGCGCTGGCCGCGGGCCTGCTCGCACTGCCGCCCTCGCTGGGGCCGGTGCGGCTGGTGGCGGTGGACGGGCACGCGGGCTCCGGCAAGACCACGTTCGCCGGCCGGCTGGCCGCCGCGCTCGGCGGCGCCCCGGTGGTGCACCTGGACGACCTGGCCACCCACCGGGAGCCGTTCGGCTGGACGGAGCGGCTGCGCGCGGGCGTGCTGGAGCCGCTGGCCCGCGGGGAGGCCGGCCGGCACCCGGTGTACGACTGGACGGCGCGGGCCTTCACCGCCGAGCGGGCGGTGCCGGTGGCGCCGGTGGTGCTGCTGGAGGGGGTGGGCGCGGGCCGGCGGGCGGTGCGCCCGCACCTGGCGGCGCTGCTGTGGATGGAGCTGGAACGGGCCGCCGCCCGGGCCCGCGGGCAGCTGCGGGACGGTCCGGAACTGGCCGAGTTCTGGGCCGGTTGGTCGCGTGCGGAGGACGCGCACTTCGCGGCGGACCCGAGCCGTCCGCATGCCGCGGCGCGGGTCGACGGGGTCACCGGGCGGATCGTCGGGAGCACCCTGAGTGAACCGCATGAACCGCTCTTGACCTGCGACATCATCAGGATTTAA
- a CDS encoding SDR family oxidoreductase, giving the protein MHVFVTGGSGQTGPAVVAELLAAGHTVTALARSDAAAARLEALGAVPHRGSLDDLDSLRRGAGAADGVLHMAYGGDFSDLADMARRDRSAIEALGRPLEGSGKPLVVTSGTLVLPAGREATEQDAPDPAGIAAFRIAGERACLDLAARGVRASVVRLAPTVHGPRDHGFVPMLVATARQSGVSAYVGDGANRWPAVHRRDAAVLFRLAVERAPAGSVLHGVAESGVPLRSVARAIARGLGLPTRSLTPEEAATHFVSPFMATAYAFDGPASSSRTRRLLDWAPAGPTLLEDLEHGDYLAAPAS; this is encoded by the coding sequence ATGCACGTCTTCGTCACCGGCGGTTCCGGCCAGACCGGGCCCGCGGTCGTCGCCGAACTCCTCGCGGCCGGCCACACCGTCACCGCCCTGGCCCGCTCGGACGCGGCCGCCGCCCGGCTGGAGGCGCTGGGCGCCGTGCCGCACCGCGGCTCGCTGGACGACCTCGACAGCCTGCGCCGCGGCGCCGGAGCCGCCGACGGCGTCCTGCACATGGCCTACGGCGGCGACTTCTCCGACCTCGCGGACATGGCGCGGCGCGACCGGAGCGCGATCGAGGCGCTGGGCCGGCCGCTGGAGGGCTCCGGGAAGCCGCTCGTCGTCACCTCGGGCACCCTCGTGCTGCCCGCGGGCCGGGAGGCCACCGAGCAGGACGCGCCCGACCCGGCCGGGATCGCCGCCTTCCGGATCGCGGGCGAGCGGGCCTGCCTGGACCTCGCCGCCCGGGGGGTGCGCGCGAGCGTGGTCCGCCTCGCCCCCACCGTCCACGGCCCCCGGGACCACGGCTTCGTCCCCATGCTCGTCGCCACCGCCCGGCAGAGCGGCGTCTCGGCCTACGTCGGGGACGGCGCCAACCGGTGGCCCGCCGTGCACCGGCGCGACGCGGCGGTGCTGTTCCGGCTCGCGGTCGAACGGGCGCCCGCGGGCAGCGTCCTGCACGGGGTCGCCGAGAGCGGCGTCCCGCTGCGGAGCGTCGCGCGGGCCATCGCCCGGGGCCTGGGCCTGCCCACCCGCTCACTGACCCCCGAGGAGGCCGCCACCCACTTCGTCAGCCCGTTCATGGCCACCGCCTACGCCTTCGACGGGCCGGCCTCCAGCTCCCGCACCCGGCGGCTGCTCGACTGGGCCCCCGCCGGGCCGACCCTGCTGGAGGACCTGGAGCACGGCGACTACCTGGCCGCACCGGCCTCCTGA
- a CDS encoding TetR/AcrR family transcriptional regulator, translated as MPRSGAEARGRLQQAALELYRERGFDRTTTAEIAARAGVNERTFFRHFPDKREVLFDGEADLRAALVRAVAEAPAGLRPLETLLRAFREAEPILERNRPFAEPRLQVIAATPALRERDLAKAAALGEALAEALRQRGVPGRLAELAAATGWAAFHRAVQDWIDDPSPGLEAHLRRVFADLRALSAHDAPAPARPGA; from the coding sequence ATGCCACGGAGCGGAGCAGAAGCGCGCGGCCGCCTCCAGCAGGCGGCCCTGGAGCTGTACCGGGAACGCGGGTTCGACCGGACCACGACGGCCGAGATCGCCGCCCGCGCCGGCGTCAACGAACGCACCTTCTTCCGGCACTTCCCGGACAAGCGCGAGGTGCTCTTCGACGGCGAGGCCGACCTGCGCGCCGCGCTGGTCCGGGCGGTGGCCGAGGCGCCCGCCGGCCTGCGGCCGCTCGAGACGCTGCTGCGCGCCTTCCGGGAGGCCGAACCGATCCTGGAGCGCAACCGCCCGTTCGCCGAACCGCGCCTGCAGGTCATCGCCGCCACCCCGGCGCTCCGCGAACGCGACCTGGCCAAGGCCGCGGCGCTGGGCGAGGCGCTGGCCGAGGCCCTGCGGCAGCGGGGCGTCCCCGGCCGGCTGGCCGAACTGGCCGCCGCGACCGGCTGGGCCGCCTTCCACCGGGCGGTCCAGGACTGGATCGACGACCCCTCGCCGGGCCTGGAGGCCCACCTCCGCCGGGTCTTCGCCGACCTGCGCGCCCTCTCCGCGCACGACGCCCCCGCACCGGCCCGGCCCGGCGCCTGA
- a CDS encoding DUF4230 domain-containing protein, whose translation MKGLGKARADRADDEDPTPRDEDGTRELRRTGEDREPRGRTAGGRRVPWYVSLPVTLAVILALFLGMANLGWLPGLPNPFAEKTVDRSQPVVLKSIQNMSRYNAATGNFQVIVDLANEAKFLPSAILGTRSLYVGAGSVEAYVDLGKLGADSVKVSDDRRTAAIAIPHGQLAGAALDVKNSYMYSQERGLFDRLGDLFSSSTSDDQHKVELLAVEKIDKAAKDTGLTVTAENNTKAMLTGLLGSLGFTQVTVTVA comes from the coding sequence GTGAAGGGCCTCGGGAAGGCCCGGGCGGACCGGGCGGACGACGAGGACCCGACGCCGAGAGACGAGGACGGGACGCGCGAGCTCCGGCGGACCGGGGAGGACCGGGAGCCGCGCGGCCGGACGGCCGGCGGGCGCCGGGTGCCCTGGTACGTCTCGCTGCCGGTCACCCTGGCGGTGATCCTGGCGCTGTTCCTGGGGATGGCCAACCTGGGCTGGCTGCCCGGGTTGCCCAACCCGTTCGCCGAGAAGACCGTGGACCGCAGCCAGCCGGTGGTGCTCAAGTCCATCCAGAACATGAGCCGTTACAACGCGGCCACCGGCAACTTCCAGGTCATCGTGGACCTCGCCAACGAGGCGAAGTTCCTCCCGTCGGCGATCCTCGGCACCCGCAGCCTGTACGTGGGCGCGGGCAGCGTCGAGGCGTACGTGGACCTCGGCAAGCTCGGGGCGGACTCGGTGAAGGTCTCCGACGACCGACGGACGGCAGCCATCGCCATCCCGCACGGGCAGCTCGCGGGAGCGGCGCTGGACGTCAAGAACTCCTACATGTACTCGCAGGAGCGCGGCCTGTTCGACCGGCTCGGCGACCTGTTCTCGTCGAGCACCTCCGACGACCAGCACAAGGTGGAGCTGCTGGCCGTCGAGAAGATCGACAAGGCGGCGAAGGACACCGGGCTGACGGTGACCGCGGAGAACAACACCAAGGCGATGCTGACGGGCCTGCTGGGCTCGCTGGGCTTCACCCAGGTCACGGTCACCGTGGCCTGA
- a CDS encoding hemolysin family protein, with translation MTTAWLLLLAAFLLILANGLFVAAEFAFVTADRGTVERAAAAGDRKAASLSKALHKLSFQLSGAQLGITITSLVVGMLAEPALSTLLKPVFTAVGLPDSAARGTAVLVGLVLATVIQMVIGELVPKNWAISRPMQVAHAVVAPQRAFSAVCRPLIAFLNGSADRIVRALGVEPQEELGHARTADELVALARHSYQAGVMDEQSTALFVRTLGLRELTAESVMTPRIDVAALQEDATATDVLNLTRATGLSRFPVYADSLDEVTGTVTLKDALAVPAGRRDHTKVRHLAAPPLLVPETMPAERLLDLLRGREPMAVVVDEYGGTAGVATIEDIVEEVVGEVQDEHDPADTPDLRPLAPRDGLPVWDADGRARLDQLDRIGLHAPDGPYETLGGLLADLLGKLPAVGEHAHLPGWELTVTAVDRHRTSRVEVRRVHDEDHEDRDNHR, from the coding sequence ATGACCACCGCCTGGCTCCTGCTGCTCGCGGCCTTCCTGCTGATCCTCGCCAACGGCCTGTTCGTGGCCGCCGAGTTCGCGTTCGTGACCGCCGACCGCGGCACCGTCGAACGCGCCGCGGCCGCCGGCGACCGCAAGGCCGCGAGCCTGTCGAAGGCCCTGCACAAGCTGTCCTTCCAGCTCTCCGGCGCCCAGCTCGGCATCACCATCACCTCGCTGGTGGTCGGCATGCTCGCCGAACCGGCGCTCTCCACCCTGCTCAAGCCGGTGTTCACCGCCGTCGGCCTGCCCGACTCGGCGGCCCGCGGCACCGCGGTCCTGGTCGGCCTGGTGCTGGCCACCGTGATCCAGATGGTGATCGGCGAACTCGTCCCGAAGAACTGGGCGATCTCCCGCCCGATGCAGGTCGCCCACGCCGTGGTCGCCCCGCAGCGCGCCTTCTCCGCGGTCTGCCGCCCGCTGATCGCCTTCCTGAACGGCTCCGCCGACCGGATCGTCCGGGCCCTCGGCGTCGAACCGCAGGAGGAGCTCGGCCACGCCCGCACCGCCGACGAACTCGTCGCGCTGGCCCGGCACTCCTACCAGGCCGGCGTCATGGACGAGCAGTCCACCGCGCTGTTCGTCCGCACCCTGGGCCTGCGCGAGCTGACCGCCGAGTCCGTGATGACCCCGCGGATCGACGTCGCCGCCCTCCAGGAGGACGCCACCGCCACCGACGTGCTCAACCTCACCCGGGCCACCGGCCTGAGCCGCTTCCCGGTGTACGCCGACAGCCTCGACGAGGTCACCGGCACCGTCACCCTCAAGGACGCCCTCGCCGTCCCCGCCGGGCGCCGCGACCACACCAAGGTCCGCCACCTGGCCGCCCCGCCGCTGCTGGTCCCCGAGACCATGCCCGCCGAACGGCTGCTCGACCTGCTGCGCGGCCGCGAACCGATGGCCGTGGTGGTCGACGAGTACGGCGGCACCGCCGGCGTCGCCACCATCGAGGACATCGTCGAGGAGGTGGTCGGCGAGGTCCAGGACGAGCACGACCCCGCCGACACCCCCGACCTGCGCCCGCTCGCCCCGCGCGACGGACTGCCGGTCTGGGACGCCGACGGCCGGGCCCGGCTCGACCAGCTCGACAGGATCGGCCTGCACGCCCCCGACGGCCCCTACGAGACGCTCGGCGGCCTGCTCGCCGACCTGCTCGGCAAGCTCCCCGCCGTCGGCGAGCACGCCCACCTGCCCGGCTGGGAGCTGACGGTCACCGCCGTCGACCGGCACCGCACCAGCCGGGTCGAGGTCCGGCGCGTGCACGACGAGGACCACGAGGACCGGGACAACCACCGATGA